CCTCTATCTCATTCTACTACCTTCTAGCATAAGATATTGTAAAATCACATCATTTAAAACAGCGAACGTTCTTTTCTAGGTTCGCTAATAAAATTAATAAAAAATGACCTCTTGCTTTTATGCAAAGGTCATTTTTTTATATTCATCATTAAACTTTTAAATAGCCATTTTTATTATTTGATTGCCATTTCCAAGAATCTGCACACATTTCTTCTAATCCGCGTGTTGCCTCCCAGCCTAATTCACGCTTTGCTTTCGATGCATCAGCAAAACATACTGCCACATCACCTGGGCGACGCTCTGTAATTTTATAAGGAACTTTCTTACCCGAAACTTTTTCAAAGGCTTCAACCATCTCTAGTACACTATAGCCCATACCTGTTCCCAGGTTATAAGCATCTACTCCCGTTCTACTCAGTACTTTCTCAAGCGCCTTTACGTGACCATTTGCTAAGTCCACAACATGGATGTAATCACGGACTCCTGTTCCATCTTTCGTTGGATAGTCATTTCCGAATACGCTTAATTCTTTTAACTTACCTACCGCTACTTGCGTTACATATGGCATTAAGTTATTTGGGATTCCATTTGGATCTTCTCCGATACGCCCACTTTCGTGTGCACCAAATGGATTGAAATAGCGAAGTAATGCGATACTCCATTCTGCATCTGCAAATGCTACATCACGCATAATTTGCTCAATCATTAATTTCGTTTGACCATATGGATTTGTTGCACTTAATGGAAACTCCTCCGTAATGGGTGACGTTTCCGGGATACCATATACAGTTGCAGATGAACTAAAGATTATCTTCTTTACATTATGTTTCTGCATTACTTCACATAGCACTAACGTGCTTGTAATGTTGTTATGATAATATGTTAATGGAATCGCTACTGACTCCCCTACAGCTTTAAATCCTGCAAAGTGAATAACTGCTTCAATTGCATTTTCTTCAAAAATTGCGTCAAGCGCTTCGCGATTTAAAACATCTTCTTTATAAAACTTAAATTGTTTTCCTGTTATTTCTTTCACTCGATTTATAGATTCTACCGAGCTATTCGAAAGATTATCCACTACTATAACTTCGTAACCGCTATTTAGTAATTCTACACATGTATGACTACCAATATATCCTGCTCCACCTGTTACAAGTATTGCCATAATTATAGTCCTCCATATTTCATTCATTATAAACTTCTCAAAGTATATCACATATTTCTTATCCTATGTTTAACATGCGAACACAGAAACTTACATTTTATCCCATAATAAATTTATAACATATACGATTCTAATCAGGTAATAAAAAAAAGCCACATAATTTTTATTATGTGGCTTTTTTTATTAAATTACATAACAATATACACTTAGAAAATGCGCAAGACTACCTAATAATACAAAAACATGAAAAATTTCATGATGCCCCATATATTTAAACTCTAACCATTTTGGCTTTGTTCCATAAATAAATCCACCAATTGTATAAAAAATGCCCCCAAGTACTAAGAAAATAATGCCTCCTGTACTTAAATTCTCAGCTAACGGTGCAAAGAATAACACAATTAACCAACCCATCGTAATATAAATTGCTGTCGATAACCATCTTGGACAATTAAACCAAAACATTTTAAATACAATGCCACAAATCGCAGTTGCATAGACTAAACAAAATAATAGTAAACCACTTGCTGAATTTAATGTAATTAAGCAAAAGGGTGCATATGTACCTGCAATTAATATAAAAATCATAGAATGATCTAGCTTCCTAAAGAAGTAAATAACACGTTCATTGGCCACAACACTATGATACACAGCTGACGCCGTATAAAGGACCATCATTCCAATACCAAACAAAATAACAGCTGTAATTGCAGCAAATGATGGCATCTTGATAGAAACTTTCACAAGCATAGCTAATAAGGCAATAAATGATAATATTGCTCCACCTAAGTGAGTAAATGCATTAACCGGTTCCCTTACATAAGCATTCATAATAACACCCCTCATATAATTACATGTAGTTTTGATAACTACATGTAATTATATACACATTTCTTTTTAAGGTCAACATTTACAATTCATTTGTTTCGTAATACCATATTTAAAGATATATTAAACATTAAGTTCCACTAAGTTATAAAAGTGAGGGATTCTACGTGGAAAATATAAATGAATTACTTGAGACATTGCATTTAGAAAAAAACATTAAACTTGAGGATATTCCAAATGTTGACTTATATGTAGATCAAGTTGTTCAACTATTTGAGAATACTTATGCAGATACAACGAGAACTGATGATGAAAAAGTATTAACTAAAACCATGATTAATAATTACGCAAAAGGAAAACTATTCATCCCCATCAAAAATAAAAAGTATTCAAAAGAGCATATGATTTTAATTAGCCTAATTTATCAATTAAAGGGAGCTCTCTCCATTAACGATATAAAAAGTTCATTAGAAACTATAAATGACTCCTTATTAAATGATGATTCATTCGAATTAAATACGTTATACAAAAATTATCTTGCTCTTACTGAAAGCAATGTCGAAAGCTTTAAACAAGACGTAAATAACCGTGTTACAGAAGTAAATGAGATTTCTTCCTTAGAAGATACAAAGCTAGAAAAATTTCTACTACTAACATCCTTCGTGACTATGAGTAATATGTATAGACGTTTAGCGGAGCAACTAGTGGATGATTTAAAAGAATCATAAATAAAAAACTATCCACCTATTAAAGTGGATAGTTTTTTATTTACTTAATTGCTTCATGAACTTTTAGTTGTTTCCCTTTAATCGTTGTAGTCTTCATGACTTTCAAGACGAGTGGTCCTTTTCCATTTAATATTTCAACATAAGAAACATTATCTTGTATCGTAATAATACCTATATCTTCTGCTGTAACACCTTTAATTTTAGCAATTGTACCGACGAAATCTACCGCCCTAATTTTCTTTTTCTTCCCGCCATTAAAGTACAGCTTCATAATGCCTTTGTTGATGTCTGCATTTTTATCTTTCTTTATAATTGGTTTAGCATGTAGCTTTTCTTCAAATGCAGCTTTCTCTTTCATAACTTCTTCTTTTGAAGGTCCAATTGCCTTTGGAATTTCAAATCCAATATACTCCTCAATCTCTTCTAAAAATCTATTTTCATATGGTGTTATAAATGTAATAGCTTTTCCACTATTTCCAGCTCGTCCCGTTCTTCCAGTACGATGTACATAGCTTTCTTTTTCAAGTGGAATATCATAATTAATAACATGTGTAATATTATCAATATCAATTCCTCTCGCAGCTACATCTGTTGCTACTAAATAACGGAATTTTCCTTTTCTAAAATCATCCATGACTTCAAAACGATCTTCTTGTACCATACCACCATGTATTTTGTCACAGGGATAGTTAGCTCGTTTTAATTGTCTATATACATGATCTACATTTTCTTGTGTACGGCAGAAAATAATACAGCTATCAGGATTCTCAATCGTTGTTACATCTTTAAGTAGTGAAAGCTTCTCGTCTTCTATCACCTCAAAAAGAGTATGTTCAATTTTATCCGTCGTAATCCCAGCCGCTTTAATTTCAATATGAGTTGGTGAATTCATATATGTACGAGACAATTTCTCAACATCTTCTGGAAGTGTTGCTGAAAATAACATCGTCATTCTTTTTGTAGGTAATTCATCAATAATTGCCTCTACTTGATCGATAAAGCCCATATTTAGCATCTCATCTGCTTCATCAATAACTAAATACTTCAAACACTCTAAAGAAAGGGTACCCTTCTCAATATGATCCAACACACGACCAGGAGTCCCAACTACAATATGTGTCTTTTGCTTTAATTCTAATTTTTGACGTGCAAATGGAGATTTCCCATAAACTGCCGCAGCCTTAATCCTTTTGAATCGACCTATATTTGTAATATCTTCTTTTACCTGTACCGCAAGCTCTCTCGTTGGTGTTAAAACTAATGCTTGTGGTTTATTCTCTTCCCACTCCACCATTTCACAAAGTGGAATACCAAATGAAGCTGTTTTTCCACTTCCAGTCTGGGACTTCACAACAAGATCCTTCTTTTGTAATGCAACTGGAATAACCTCACCTTGTACTTCTGTTGGATGATCATACCCTAACCCAGTAAGTGCCCTTACAATTTCCTTACTTAATTTATAATCAGAAAAACTTTTTTTACTCATATATTAACCTCATTTTATTCTGTATTATTTTCTTTTTTATCTTTTGTATACGTTACTATCACCCTACTTATTATACTTGAAACCTCACATAAAAGGTGAATCATGCCAGATTCATCTTTTTATATAGAAATAAACCTTTTCATTTCATATATTGTTCAACTACTTGATAACATCTTTTGCTCGTATTGTTAGCATTAACCTTTTTATAGTATCCTACATCCAATCAAAAAAATAAAAAGAATACATACAACCTTGTATAATTATCTTAATTTTTCAACCCTTCCCATAAACGAACAATAAAAACAAAAAAATGTTTTAAATTCGTTTTTAACGTTTTTTTTCAGATGTAAAATCTACTTTTTTAAAAAATGTTAAGAAATCCTTTGACTTCTTAATAAAAATAATGTAAATTATCCTATGGACGAACATTTTTGATTAATAA
This DNA window, taken from Bacillus cereus ATCC 14579, encodes the following:
- the galE gene encoding UDP-glucose 4-epimerase GalE, with translation MAILVTGGAGYIGSHTCVELLNSGYEVIVVDNLSNSSVESINRVKEITGKQFKFYKEDVLNREALDAIFEENAIEAVIHFAGFKAVGESVAIPLTYYHNNITSTLVLCEVMQKHNVKKIIFSSSATVYGIPETSPITEEFPLSATNPYGQTKLMIEQIMRDVAFADAEWSIALLRYFNPFGAHESGRIGEDPNGIPNNLMPYVTQVAVGKLKELSVFGNDYPTKDGTGVRDYIHVVDLANGHVKALEKVLSRTGVDAYNLGTGMGYSVLEMVEAFEKVSGKKVPYKITERRPGDVAVCFADASKAKRELGWEATRGLEEMCADSWKWQSNNKNGYLKV
- the trhA gene encoding PAQR family membrane homeostasis protein TrhA, giving the protein MNAYVREPVNAFTHLGGAILSFIALLAMLVKVSIKMPSFAAITAVILFGIGMMVLYTASAVYHSVVANERVIYFFRKLDHSMIFILIAGTYAPFCLITLNSASGLLLFCLVYATAICGIVFKMFWFNCPRWLSTAIYITMGWLIVLFFAPLAENLSTGGIIFLVLGGIFYTIGGFIYGTKPKWLEFKYMGHHEIFHVFVLLGSLAHFLSVYCYVI
- a CDS encoding DUF1836 domain-containing protein, translated to MENINELLETLHLEKNIKLEDIPNVDLYVDQVVQLFENTYADTTRTDDEKVLTKTMINNYAKGKLFIPIKNKKYSKEHMILISLIYQLKGALSINDIKSSLETINDSLLNDDSFELNTLYKNYLALTESNVESFKQDVNNRVTEVNEISSLEDTKLEKFLLLTSFVTMSNMYRRLAEQLVDDLKES
- a CDS encoding DEAD/DEAH box helicase; the encoded protein is MSKKSFSDYKLSKEIVRALTGLGYDHPTEVQGEVIPVALQKKDLVVKSQTGSGKTASFGIPLCEMVEWEENKPQALVLTPTRELAVQVKEDITNIGRFKRIKAAAVYGKSPFARQKLELKQKTHIVVGTPGRVLDHIEKGTLSLECLKYLVIDEADEMLNMGFIDQVEAIIDELPTKRMTMLFSATLPEDVEKLSRTYMNSPTHIEIKAAGITTDKIEHTLFEVIEDEKLSLLKDVTTIENPDSCIIFCRTQENVDHVYRQLKRANYPCDKIHGGMVQEDRFEVMDDFRKGKFRYLVATDVAARGIDIDNITHVINYDIPLEKESYVHRTGRTGRAGNSGKAITFITPYENRFLEEIEEYIGFEIPKAIGPSKEEVMKEKAAFEEKLHAKPIIKKDKNADINKGIMKLYFNGGKKKKIRAVDFVGTIAKIKGVTAEDIGIITIQDNVSYVEILNGKGPLVLKVMKTTTIKGKQLKVHEAIK